In the Peptoclostridium acidaminophilum DSM 3953 genome, one interval contains:
- the glpK gene encoding glycerol kinase GlpK has product MEKKYILSLDQGTTSSRAILFDKSASVVGIAQKEFPQIYPKPGWVEHDPMQIWGSQSGVASEVIESCGISAAEIASIGITNQRETTVVWEKATGKPIYNAIVWQCRRSAAICEELRLSGLEDYVRESTGLVLDAYFSGTKLSWILSHVDGARERAQRGELLFGTIDTWLLWNLTRGKVHATDYSNASRTMLFNINKLEWDDVLLKELGIPRCMLPQVLPSSHVYGHADSGPFHGQSIPISGIAGDQQSALFGQMCTKPGMAKNTYGTGCFMLMNTGERPIVSKSGLLTTIAWGLGGRIEYALEGSIFMGGASIQWLRDELGLISDAGDSEYFAGKVEDTGGVYLVPAFTGLGAPYWDMYARGTITGLTRGSNRNHIIRAALESIAYQTRDVLDAMQRDSGISLRELRVDGGAVSNNLLMQFQSDMLGVCVRRPRVSETTALGAAYLSGLASGFWDGISDIESSWSLDREFSPHMDPQRREALYSGWRKAVVRAMKWEDEK; this is encoded by the coding sequence ATGGAGAAAAAATATATACTCTCGCTCGACCAGGGCACCACCAGCTCGAGGGCCATACTCTTCGACAAGTCGGCAAGTGTCGTTGGCATAGCTCAAAAGGAGTTTCCCCAGATATACCCAAAACCCGGCTGGGTTGAGCATGATCCTATGCAAATATGGGGCTCACAAAGCGGTGTCGCCAGTGAGGTCATTGAAAGCTGCGGGATAAGCGCGGCTGAAATCGCTTCGATTGGAATCACTAACCAGCGTGAGACTACTGTTGTGTGGGAGAAGGCCACCGGCAAGCCTATATACAACGCCATTGTCTGGCAGTGCAGAAGGAGCGCTGCCATATGCGAGGAGCTAAGGCTGAGCGGGCTCGAGGACTATGTGCGTGAGAGCACGGGACTTGTACTGGATGCCTATTTTTCGGGCACAAAGCTCTCATGGATACTAAGTCATGTGGATGGCGCAAGGGAGAGGGCGCAGCGGGGCGAGCTGCTCTTTGGCACAATAGACACCTGGCTGCTCTGGAACCTTACTCGCGGCAAGGTGCATGCCACCGATTACTCAAATGCTTCGAGGACTATGCTTTTCAACATAAACAAGCTCGAGTGGGACGATGTGCTGCTAAAGGAACTTGGCATTCCAAGGTGCATGCTGCCGCAGGTTCTCCCCTCCAGCCATGTATACGGCCATGCCGACAGCGGACCTTTCCACGGGCAGTCTATTCCAATCAGCGGCATTGCAGGAGACCAGCAGTCGGCCCTTTTCGGCCAGATGTGCACAAAGCCCGGGATGGCTAAAAACACCTACGGCACGGGCTGCTTCATGCTCATGAATACTGGCGAGAGGCCAATTGTCTCAAAAAGCGGCCTGCTTACTACGATAGCCTGGGGGCTGGGCGGCAGGATCGAATATGCGCTCGAAGGCAGCATTTTCATGGGCGGCGCGTCGATTCAGTGGCTTAGGGACGAGCTGGGCCTTATAAGCGATGCGGGAGACAGCGAGTATTTCGCAGGCAAGGTGGAGGACACGGGCGGCGTCTATCTTGTGCCGGCCTTCACGGGGCTTGGCGCTCCCTACTGGGACATGTACGCGCGGGGCACGATAACGGGCCTAACGCGCGGCAGCAACAGGAACCACATAATAAGAGCTGCTCTCGAATCGATAGCATACCAGACTAGGGATGTTCTGGACGCCATGCAGCGGGACTCGGGCATAAGCCTTAGGGAGCTGCGCGTCGACGGCGGCGCTGTCTCCAACAACCTGCTTATGCAGTTCCAGTCGGACATGCTCGGAGTTTGCGTTAGAAGGCCCAGGGTTTCCGAGACTACCGCCCTTGGGGCCGCATATCTTTCAGGGCTCGCCAGCGGCTTCTGGGATGGCATCTCAGACATCGAGAGCAGCTGGAGCCTTGACCGCGAGTTCTCGCCACATATGGACCCGCAAAGGCGCGAAGCGCTCTATTCAGGCTGGAGGAAAGCTGTCGTGAGAGCCATGAAATGGGAAGACGAAAAATAG
- a CDS encoding aminotransferase class IV, translating into MKNEAIRNYIYLNGKFMSTKEINPLEYMWGDTVYEVVRIRDGVAVYIEDHVERMRNSAKLLGHTFSLDIELVEDVIEQLIERNSENNMNIKLVATNFVAGGCDFAAYFINSFYPPVEMYQNGVHTILYNTMRENPHAKTMVREQRQAINREREKVGAYEALLVDEHGNITEGSRSNLFFIKDGKLYTPPSENVLLGITRKNLLEICREHSIEVIEKEIAAAEIKDFDGAFITGTSISVLPIATIDDIRLGSASDITIIKLINFMKSRATDYIERKKLEVEKDNRLLQEM; encoded by the coding sequence ATGAAAAACGAAGCCATTAGAAACTACATCTACCTGAATGGAAAGTTCATGTCAACAAAGGAAATCAATCCGCTCGAGTACATGTGGGGCGACACGGTTTACGAGGTAGTGAGAATAAGGGACGGCGTCGCAGTATATATTGAGGACCATGTCGAGAGGATGAGAAATTCGGCAAAGCTCCTGGGACACACCTTCAGCCTTGATATAGAGCTTGTTGAGGATGTCATAGAGCAGCTGATAGAAAGAAACAGCGAAAACAACATGAACATAAAGCTCGTAGCTACAAACTTCGTGGCAGGCGGGTGTGATTTTGCGGCATACTTCATAAACAGCTTCTATCCGCCTGTGGAGATGTACCAGAACGGAGTTCATACCATACTATACAATACGATGAGGGAAAATCCCCATGCAAAGACAATGGTCAGGGAGCAGAGGCAGGCCATAAACAGAGAGCGTGAAAAAGTCGGAGCATACGAGGCGCTGCTTGTTGACGAGCATGGAAACATAACAGAGGGCAGCAGGTCGAACCTGTTTTTCATAAAGGACGGAAAGCTCTATACGCCGCCGTCAGAAAACGTGCTTCTGGGAATCACAAGAAAAAACCTGCTTGAAATATGCCGGGAACATTCCATAGAAGTAATTGAAAAGGAAATAGCCGCAGCCGAGATAAAGGATTTCGACGGAGCCTTCATAACAGGCACTTCAATAAGCGTGCTGCCGATAGCCACAATAGACGACATCAGGCTGGGGTCCGCAAGCGACATCACCATAATAAAGCTCATAAACTTCATGAAGTCCAGGGCAACCGACTATATAGAGCGCAAAAAACTCGAAGTTGAAAAAGACAATAGACTTCTGCAGGAAATGTAA
- a CDS encoding putative manganese-dependent inorganic diphosphatase → MSILIFGHKNPDTDSVASAIALSRLKNTLGMDTRACILDEVSRETEYVLKFWGTQMPEKIKNVKIQIEDLEIERTQGVLPHSSIRQAYKTMEARSIKILPVLDGGRRLLGILTMKDIAMSLVKGEHYTLDTSISNLLEDLHAELLTGDKQSRVMGEVLIGAFYHETLKKVGLLNENSIVIVGDRYDIIDLAIEKKVRLIIITGGNKAPKEYVDAAAAAGIAMISSPEDTFATAKIISQCNFVSSIMKSDDIIKFRESEYMEELADELRTNRHSNYPVVWAGNIYKGFVNRRHILSPGRKKVILVDHNEYAQSAKGLEEAEILEIVDHHKIGDISTTMPISFRNIPVGSTCTIVYNMYGEAGVELDNQTGGLLISGILSDTLLLQSPTTTESDRKAVEKLSEMLGIDAHSYAMDMFREGTSLAGQTTHEIFYNDFKEFTLDGFKVGISQVFTLDTDEVFKRKEEFIDFVNKVQSESGYDITLLVITDILRNGSYLIFKEEHPIMKPVLGDFEQGGFREGVVSRKKQVIPTVMKAISMIK, encoded by the coding sequence ATGAGCATACTTATATTCGGACATAAAAATCCGGACACAGACTCTGTGGCATCAGCAATAGCACTCTCGAGACTAAAAAACACTCTCGGAATGGACACAAGGGCATGCATACTCGACGAGGTGTCAAGGGAGACGGAATACGTACTCAAATTCTGGGGAACCCAAATGCCCGAGAAGATAAAAAACGTGAAGATACAAATAGAGGACCTTGAAATAGAAAGGACCCAGGGCGTGCTTCCCCACAGCTCCATAAGGCAGGCATACAAGACAATGGAGGCCAGAAGCATAAAGATACTCCCAGTGCTTGACGGCGGAAGGAGACTGCTGGGCATACTCACAATGAAGGACATAGCCATGTCGCTTGTCAAAGGAGAGCACTACACCCTTGATACGAGCATCTCAAACCTGCTTGAAGACCTGCATGCGGAGCTGCTTACAGGCGACAAGCAGTCAAGGGTGATGGGAGAAGTCCTAATCGGAGCGTTCTACCATGAGACTCTCAAGAAGGTGGGATTGCTGAACGAAAACAGCATAGTAATAGTGGGAGACCGCTACGACATAATCGACCTGGCCATAGAAAAAAAGGTCAGGCTGATTATAATAACGGGGGGCAACAAGGCGCCGAAAGAATATGTGGATGCGGCCGCTGCTGCCGGCATAGCAATGATAAGCTCTCCCGAGGACACTTTTGCTACGGCAAAGATAATAAGCCAGTGCAACTTCGTATCCTCCATAATGAAGTCGGACGACATAATAAAGTTCAGGGAGTCCGAATACATGGAGGAGCTGGCCGATGAACTAAGGACAAACAGGCATTCCAACTATCCGGTTGTATGGGCCGGCAACATATACAAGGGCTTTGTCAACAGAAGGCATATACTCAGCCCTGGCCGCAAGAAGGTAATACTCGTAGACCACAATGAGTATGCCCAGAGCGCCAAGGGGCTCGAGGAGGCCGAAATACTCGAGATTGTCGATCACCACAAGATAGGCGACATATCAACCACAATGCCAATATCATTCAGGAACATCCCGGTGGGCAGCACCTGCACAATAGTCTATAATATGTACGGCGAAGCCGGCGTCGAACTTGACAATCAGACTGGCGGACTCCTCATATCGGGGATACTCTCAGACACTCTGCTGCTGCAGTCGCCGACGACTACAGAAAGCGACAGGAAGGCGGTAGAGAAGCTGAGCGAAATGCTGGGCATTGACGCGCACTCCTACGCCATGGACATGTTCAGGGAGGGCACGTCGCTTGCCGGACAGACCACGCACGAGATATTCTACAACGACTTCAAGGAGTTCACACTGGACGGCTTCAAGGTCGGAATATCGCAGGTGTTCACGCTCGACACAGACGAGGTTTTCAAAAGAAAGGAAGAGTTCATAGACTTCGTCAATAAGGTGCAGAGCGAGAGCGGCTACGACATCACGCTCCTGGTCATAACAGACATACTCAGGAACGGCTCGTACCTTATATTCAAGGAAGAGCACCCGATAATGAAACCGGTTCTGGGAGATTTCGAACAGGGCGGCTTCAGAGAAGGTGTAGTCTCAAGGAAAAAACAGGTCATACCAACTGTCATGAAGGCCATAAGCATGATAAAGTAA
- a CDS encoding 4Fe-4S dicluster domain-containing protein gives MIKIQLTSRIDNIYDEVSGLFKFGTVTKREKSEILQEIIKLYREKRLSKDEIEKLSSDYVDKQEEHYRCCIYKEKAIAEQKIKLGLGCSAAEDEFELKNIMGYKQIVHIVSAACDSCPINRFTVTEACRGCIEHKCMDVCPANAMVRINGRAYINQSLCRECGLCKTACPYNAISEVLRPCKASCPTAALSIESKQRKAIINEEECINCGQCVTACPFGAISDKSCIIAILEKLEEKSGKNIYAVVAPAIGSQVEDDVTMGKLKSALKQVGFHDVIEASYGADMVTAVETREFAERLEKGDKFMTTSCCPAFVNYIEKEFPELKANISSTVSPMMATAKLIKKMDENATVVFIGPCIAKKNEIKKDSLRGITDYVMTFEELSALLSAYGIDPADCEDEQVSEGSVYGRNFAAGGGVSGAIAQYVQEAGLEVQFKPVKVAGISEVKKALTMAKIGKLDGNFIEGMMCEGGCIGGPANICALNKARVNLKKFNQNSKIQSISENSETGALEGMHMHVE, from the coding sequence GTGATAAAAATACAATTAACCAGTCGGATTGACAACATATATGACGAGGTGAGCGGATTGTTCAAGTTTGGAACGGTTACAAAGAGGGAAAAAAGCGAAATACTCCAGGAGATAATTAAGCTCTACAGAGAAAAGAGACTCAGCAAGGACGAGATAGAAAAGCTCTCGAGTGATTATGTAGACAAGCAGGAAGAGCACTACAGATGCTGCATATACAAGGAGAAGGCCATAGCGGAGCAGAAGATAAAGCTCGGCCTGGGCTGCTCGGCCGCCGAGGACGAATTCGAGCTCAAGAACATAATGGGCTACAAGCAGATAGTCCACATAGTTAGCGCGGCGTGCGACAGCTGCCCTATAAACAGGTTCACAGTCACAGAGGCCTGCAGGGGCTGCATAGAGCACAAGTGCATGGACGTTTGCCCCGCCAATGCGATGGTAAGAATCAACGGAAGAGCATACATCAACCAGAGCCTTTGCAGGGAGTGCGGACTTTGTAAGACTGCATGCCCATACAACGCCATATCAGAGGTGCTTAGACCTTGCAAGGCGTCATGCCCTACTGCGGCGCTTAGCATAGAGAGTAAGCAGAGGAAGGCCATAATCAACGAGGAAGAGTGCATCAACTGCGGCCAGTGCGTAACGGCCTGTCCCTTCGGCGCAATATCGGACAAGAGCTGCATAATAGCCATACTCGAAAAGCTAGAGGAAAAAAGCGGCAAGAACATATACGCAGTCGTGGCTCCGGCAATCGGAAGCCAGGTAGAAGATGACGTTACAATGGGCAAGCTAAAGAGCGCCCTTAAACAGGTTGGATTCCATGATGTGATTGAGGCCTCATACGGCGCTGACATGGTGACGGCCGTGGAAACCAGGGAGTTTGCTGAGAGGCTTGAAAAGGGCGACAAGTTCATGACCACATCCTGCTGCCCTGCATTTGTGAACTACATCGAGAAGGAATTCCCGGAGCTCAAAGCCAACATATCATCTACTGTATCGCCAATGATGGCCACAGCCAAACTCATAAAGAAAATGGATGAGAACGCAACGGTCGTATTCATAGGACCATGCATAGCCAAGAAGAACGAAATCAAAAAAGACAGCCTCAGGGGCATAACAGACTACGTAATGACCTTCGAGGAGCTTTCTGCGCTTTTGAGCGCTTACGGCATAGATCCTGCGGACTGCGAGGACGAGCAGGTGAGCGAGGGTTCGGTATACGGCAGGAACTTCGCGGCAGGCGGCGGAGTCAGCGGAGCTATAGCTCAGTACGTGCAGGAGGCCGGCCTTGAAGTCCAGTTCAAGCCGGTAAAGGTTGCAGGTATAAGCGAAGTCAAGAAGGCGCTTACAATGGCAAAAATCGGAAAGCTCGACGGCAACTTCATAGAGGGCATGATGTGCGAGGGAGGCTGCATAGGCGGACCTGCCAACATATGCGCCCTCAACAAGGCAAGAGTCAACCTCAAGAAGTTCAACCAGAACTCAAAAATACAGAGCATCAGCGAAAACAGCGAAACAGGCGCACTCGAAGGCATGCACATGCACGTAGAATAG
- a CDS encoding GGDEF domain-containing protein, protein MDYSKLTKEELINRITELEMLNRELLREKEAETRLDFAWTGNLGHWYWNIQTNSVVFNPLKVTTLGYTKEELPQKVTYQFFTDKLHPDDYQNAMDAMLLHMKGKKSVYEVEYRIQAKDGSWKWFYDRGKITQRDGEGKPLFASGIVFDITKKKEQEISLKKKNEKLRKSAETDALTGIRNRRAIMDELESRVLEASINKSPLSIAIFDIDKFKAINDTKGHVVGDKVINEVASIIANTIRGLDSAGRYGGEEFLVILPNTDKTNAAGVAERIRKNVESHDFGEGFKVTISGGVKQFQGEEKTELIDGADKNLYEAKNGGRNKIVV, encoded by the coding sequence ATGGACTATTCAAAGCTTACAAAAGAAGAGCTTATAAATAGAATAACCGAGCTTGAAATGCTAAACCGGGAGCTTCTGAGGGAAAAAGAAGCTGAGACAAGACTTGACTTTGCGTGGACTGGCAATCTGGGACACTGGTACTGGAACATCCAGACCAACTCGGTCGTGTTCAATCCGCTGAAAGTTACAACACTTGGCTATACAAAGGAGGAGCTTCCGCAGAAAGTGACATATCAGTTTTTTACGGACAAGCTTCATCCTGACGACTATCAGAACGCTATGGATGCAATGCTGCTCCATATGAAAGGCAAAAAGAGCGTATATGAGGTTGAATATCGAATCCAAGCCAAGGACGGTAGCTGGAAATGGTTCTATGATCGCGGAAAGATAACTCAAAGAGACGGTGAAGGGAAGCCGTTGTTCGCCTCGGGCATAGTGTTCGACATCACCAAGAAGAAAGAGCAAGAGATAAGCTTGAAAAAGAAGAACGAAAAGCTCAGGAAAAGTGCCGAAACAGACGCCCTGACGGGCATAAGGAACAGAAGGGCCATAATGGACGAACTTGAAAGCAGGGTGCTCGAAGCCTCTATAAACAAATCCCCGCTCTCCATAGCAATATTCGACATAGACAAATTCAAGGCGATTAACGACACTAAGGGTCACGTTGTTGGAGACAAGGTCATCAACGAGGTCGCCAGCATCATAGCGAATACAATAAGGGGATTGGATTCAGCCGGAAGGTACGGAGGAGAGGAGTTCCTCGTGATACTTCCGAATACCGACAAAACAAACGCGGCAGGCGTTGCCGAAAGAATCAGGAAAAACGTCGAAAGTCATGACTTCGGCGAAGGATTCAAGGTTACAATAAGCGGCGGAGTAAAGCAGTTCCAGGGAGAAGAAAAGACAGAGCTAATAGATGGGGCTGACAAGAATCTCTACGAAGCAAAGAACGGCGGAAGAAACAAAATAGTTGTATAG
- a CDS encoding nucleoside triphosphate pyrophosphohydrolase yields MKKTVHNKLVRDRIPEIIEKSGKRAVTEILSDEEYMELLNKKLMEEVQEYIESGTLEELADIGEVMHAIMDLKGITIEEFQRVRMEKLEQRGGFKEKILLKEVIED; encoded by the coding sequence ATGAAAAAGACAGTCCACAACAAGCTTGTCAGGGACAGGATTCCTGAAATCATAGAAAAGAGCGGAAAACGAGCAGTGACGGAGATCCTTTCCGATGAAGAGTATATGGAGCTTCTAAATAAGAAGCTTATGGAGGAAGTACAGGAGTATATCGAGAGCGGAACACTAGAGGAGCTTGCAGACATAGGCGAAGTCATGCACGCAATAATGGACCTTAAGGGCATAACCATAGAGGAGTTTCAAAGGGTTAGAATGGAAAAGCTCGAGCAGAGAGGCGGCTTCAAAGAGAAGATATTGCTTAAAGAAGTCATAGAAGATTAG
- a CDS encoding DEAD/DEAH box helicase, with the protein MHSYKSAGGSAAEDLFIDLFCDTFGGEKGGYLYSQYPFYDIYQDSRFADFVLDNGGRRVAIEIDDAASHNKAIISKDKFHDDMLKQNSMVHLGWDVYSWAVWQLQNEPDRVKDELRVFLGNHPLFKEIQDYLPKQRGKSLDGSNLKLKEHQKAALEALKAMRDVHETIALLHHATGTGKTVTAVMDAKSLGGRVLFVAHTHELVIQASNTFQKLWKSAPVGLYVERTKEPEEHVVCASIQSVALNLDEFRDDEFDYLIIDEAHHASAETYQKVLAHFRPKFILGLTATPERSDDNDILEIFQNVAHKLDIKTAVEVGELVPIRCIRIHTNIDLTKVRINSFLYKSRELESKIFVPERNALIVATWLDYVKGRKTVVFCASVKHANEIATLFKENGINAIAVSGEMKGSERKEQLAKYENGDIQVLCACDLLNEGWDSPKTEVLFMARPTMSKVLYTQQLGRGMRTAEGKESLMVFDFVDNSGRYNMPYSVHRLFQLKDYRPGALAVASENQRVAEQNLYFRGEKPEAIIDYPVSATDYELVDIFNWQEEAEGMISQSEFVRRVSVQSETIDDYVRKGRIVPDLEVPMSEQRTYKYFREETVEKYAEEYGWTIISDDNRKDLFMDMCRTMDMSYSYKPVLIKAILQHADDKGRVKLADIVEYFRGFYESRRIRGLIVEKKRSIYAKGGYTDKDVERNILINPFKRFEDMQMLRHTKTLGIVEVDSAVWKRLTQEEKEELELICDKKLQEYFDRIVKNIRGMH; encoded by the coding sequence ATGCATAGTTACAAGTCAGCCGGAGGAAGCGCAGCTGAGGACTTGTTCATAGATCTGTTTTGTGACACTTTCGGCGGAGAAAAAGGAGGATATCTATACTCTCAGTATCCCTTCTACGACATATATCAGGACAGCAGGTTTGCAGATTTTGTCCTGGATAATGGGGGAAGGCGCGTAGCAATAGAGATAGACGATGCTGCAAGCCACAACAAAGCCATCATTTCTAAAGACAAGTTCCACGACGACATGCTCAAGCAAAACAGCATGGTCCATCTGGGATGGGATGTATACAGTTGGGCTGTTTGGCAGCTTCAAAACGAGCCTGACAGAGTCAAGGACGAACTGCGCGTATTCTTGGGAAACCATCCGCTTTTTAAGGAAATCCAGGACTATCTTCCAAAGCAAAGAGGCAAGAGCCTGGACGGCTCGAACCTTAAGCTAAAGGAGCACCAGAAAGCGGCTCTTGAAGCATTGAAGGCAATGAGAGATGTACATGAAACAATCGCATTGCTCCACCATGCAACAGGAACAGGAAAAACTGTCACGGCTGTTATGGACGCAAAAAGTTTAGGCGGCAGGGTGCTGTTTGTGGCTCATACGCATGAGCTTGTTATACAAGCCAGCAACACATTTCAAAAGCTATGGAAATCAGCGCCTGTTGGGTTGTATGTGGAGAGAACCAAGGAGCCAGAAGAGCACGTAGTATGCGCAAGCATACAGAGCGTGGCGCTGAACCTGGATGAATTCAGGGATGACGAGTTTGACTATCTTATTATAGATGAAGCCCATCATGCCTCGGCCGAAACATACCAGAAAGTGCTGGCTCACTTTAGACCAAAGTTCATATTGGGTCTTACTGCCACACCGGAGAGGTCGGACGACAACGACATACTTGAGATTTTTCAAAATGTGGCTCACAAGCTGGACATAAAGACGGCAGTGGAAGTGGGGGAGCTTGTGCCTATACGCTGCATCAGAATACATACCAACATAGACTTGACGAAGGTAAGGATAAATAGCTTTCTTTACAAGTCAAGGGAGCTTGAGAGCAAGATATTCGTACCGGAACGCAACGCTCTGATAGTTGCTACATGGCTTGACTATGTCAAAGGCAGGAAGACCGTGGTTTTCTGTGCCAGCGTGAAGCATGCAAACGAGATTGCAACGCTTTTTAAGGAGAACGGTATCAACGCGATTGCCGTGTCGGGGGAGATGAAAGGTTCAGAGCGCAAGGAGCAGCTGGCCAAATACGAAAACGGTGACATACAGGTGCTTTGTGCATGCGACCTCCTCAATGAGGGCTGGGACAGTCCAAAAACTGAAGTGCTTTTCATGGCCCGCCCTACAATGTCGAAAGTCCTTTACACCCAGCAGCTTGGACGAGGAATGAGGACAGCTGAAGGAAAGGAAAGCCTCATGGTGTTCGATTTTGTTGACAACTCAGGCAGATACAACATGCCATATTCAGTGCACAGGCTTTTTCAGCTCAAGGACTATCGTCCGGGAGCATTGGCCGTAGCATCAGAAAATCAAAGGGTTGCAGAGCAGAACCTTTACTTCAGAGGGGAAAAGCCTGAGGCAATAATTGACTATCCGGTGAGCGCCACTGACTACGAGCTGGTAGACATATTCAACTGGCAGGAGGAAGCCGAGGGCATGATAAGCCAGAGCGAGTTTGTCCGCAGAGTGAGCGTCCAGAGCGAAACAATTGATGATTATGTGCGCAAGGGCAGGATAGTGCCGGATCTTGAGGTGCCAATGAGCGAGCAACGTACATACAAGTATTTCCGGGAGGAAACCGTCGAAAAGTATGCAGAAGAATATGGATGGACAATAATCAGCGACGACAACAGGAAGGACCTTTTCATGGATATGTGCCGCACAATGGATATGAGCTACTCATACAAGCCGGTGCTAATAAAGGCGATATTGCAGCATGCCGATGATAAAGGCAGAGTAAAGCTTGCTGATATAGTTGAGTATTTCAGAGGCTTTTATGAAAGTCGCCGAATCCGGGGTCTTATAGTGGAAAAGAAGCGAAGCATATACGCTAAAGGCGGTTATACAGATAAAGACGTAGAACGAAATATACTCATAAATCCATTCAAGCGTTTTGAGGACATGCAGATGCTGAGACATACAAAAACACTAGGGATAGTAGAAGTCGACAGTGCGGTATGGAAGAGGCTTACTCAAGAAGAAAAGGAAGAGCTTGAGTTAATTTGCGATAAGAAGCTTCAGGAGTATTTTGATAGGATTGTGAAAAATATAAGGGGAATGCACTAA
- a CDS encoding HNH endonuclease domain-containing protein, whose translation MKDIYTNEAFTKENFNRYGELSIDHFIPWSFVLHDELWNLVPTFKNINSSKSDRLPKKESYLNEFCEVQFSAFQIIRQNKAMSKLLEDYMHLNASLVYDVKNNAKGMTKDSFVNSLKDTIMPLYQIAYNQGYGVWESKI comes from the coding sequence TTGAAGGATATATACACAAACGAGGCTTTTACTAAAGAAAATTTTAACAGATATGGTGAATTGAGTATTGATCATTTTATTCCTTGGAGCTTTGTTTTACATGATGAATTATGGAATTTGGTGCCGACATTTAAGAATATTAATAGTTCAAAAAGTGATCGCCTGCCAAAGAAAGAATCTTATCTGAATGAATTCTGCGAAGTGCAATTTAGCGCATTTCAAATTATACGACAAAATAAAGCAATGAGCAAATTGCTTGAAGACTACATGCATTTAAATGCATCATTAGTCTATGACGTTAAAAATAATGCAAAAGGGATGACAAAGGATTCTTTTGTAAATTCATTAAAAGATACTATAATGCCGCTATATCAAATCGCGTATAATCAAGGATATGGAGTCTGGGAAAGTAAAATATAA
- a CDS encoding HNH endonuclease — MKATENYVYKKEVDWSLLNEGLTLPVENQVVFGRNMGKFLARGEAKNITVYLDGKSYIARIINLNLNKKHNRKSDMLQIRYSSSSELSNALKAYFTKSYQYISNKRNLREKSDRSIIRLPEDHKEYLAIYTTEYEDTYLFETIVAEDIYQLKEIVKNKQEYLLEASFNYDVIDEKSTLFETERIMKIRKLNKKIGDNLKLLYNFRCQICGEDVGKKYDSQIVEAHHIEYFVRSLNNDSNNQLIVCPNHHRIIHSTNATFYRNRLAYLYPNGVQERLVLNKHLR, encoded by the coding sequence ATGAAAGCAACTGAAAATTATGTATACAAAAAAGAGGTTGATTGGTCGCTGTTAAATGAAGGGCTCACCTTGCCTGTTGAAAACCAAGTTGTGTTCGGTAGGAATATGGGGAAATTTCTTGCTCGCGGTGAGGCGAAGAATATAACGGTGTACTTAGATGGGAAGAGCTACATTGCAAGAATAATAAATCTAAACTTAAATAAAAAACATAATCGAAAGAGTGATATGTTGCAAATTAGATATTCTTCAAGTAGTGAACTTTCGAATGCATTAAAGGCGTACTTTACAAAGAGCTATCAGTATATCTCAAATAAAAGAAATCTAAGGGAGAAAAGTGATAGAAGTATAATTCGATTACCAGAGGATCACAAGGAATATTTGGCTATATATACTACTGAATATGAGGACACATACTTATTTGAAACAATTGTTGCGGAGGATATTTATCAATTGAAAGAAATTGTAAAAAACAAACAGGAATATTTGTTGGAAGCAAGCTTCAATTATGATGTGATTGATGAAAAATCAACATTATTTGAGACCGAGCGTATAATGAAAATTCGTAAGCTCAATAAAAAAATTGGCGATAACTTAAAGCTGCTTTATAACTTCAGATGTCAAATATGCGGTGAAGATGTGGGTAAAAAATACGACTCGCAAATAGTTGAAGCCCATCATATTGAGTATTTCGTTAGAAGTCTAAATAATGATTCAAATAATCAGCTTATTGTGTGTCCTAATCATCATAGAATTATTCACTCTACTAATGCCACATTTTATAGAAACCGGCTTGCCTATTTATACCCGAACGGAGTTCAAGAGAGGTTGGTTTTGAACAAACATCTAAGGTGA
- a CDS encoding YdbC family protein has product MADIKYEITGQFGKISESSKGWTKELNLISWNDRDPKYDIREWAPGHEKMGKGVTLTADELKELKRLLNEMDI; this is encoded by the coding sequence ATGGCAGACATCAAATATGAAATCACAGGGCAGTTCGGGAAAATATCAGAATCCTCAAAGGGTTGGACTAAGGAGCTGAATCTTATAAGCTGGAACGACAGAGACCCTAAGTACGACATTCGTGAATGGGCGCCTGGACATGAAAAAATGGGTAAAGGTGTAACTCTTACGGCGGATGAGCTTAAAGAGCTAAAGAGACTACTTAACGAAATGGATATTTAG